In Odocoileus virginianus isolate 20LAN1187 ecotype Illinois chromosome 23, Ovbor_1.2, whole genome shotgun sequence, one DNA window encodes the following:
- the PIANP gene encoding PILR alpha-associated neural protein, with amino-acid sequence MESRMRPALLLSHLLSLWPLLLLPLPPPAQGSSSSPRTPPAPARPPCARGGPSAPRHVCVWERAPPPSRSPRVLRSRRQVLPGTAPPATPSGFEEGPPSSQYPWAIVWGPTVSREDGGDPNSANPGFLPLDYGFAAPHGLATPHPNSDSMRADGDGLILGEAPATLRPFLFGGRGEGVDPQLYVTITISIIIVLVATGIIFKFCWDRSQKRRRPSGQQGALRQEESQQPLTDLSPAGVTVLGAFGDSPTPTPDHEEPRGGPRPGMPQPKGAPAFQLNRIPLVNL; translated from the exons ATGGAGTCCAGGATGCG GCCTGCATTGCTGCTGtcccatctcctctctctctggccACTGCTGTTGCTGCCCCTCCCACCGCCTGCTCAaggttcctcctcctcccctcgaACCCCACCAGCCCCAGCCCGGCCCCCCTGTGCCCGGGGAGGCCCCTCAGCCCCACGCCATGTATGTGTGTGGGAGCGGGCACCTCCACCAAGCCGATCCCCTCGGGTCCTGAGATCACGTCGGCAAGTCCTGCCGGGCACCGCACCCCCAGCCACCCCATCAGGCTTTGAGGAGGGTCCACCCTCATCCCAGTACCCCTGGGCTATTGTGTGGGGCCCTACGGTGTCTCGAGAGGATGGGGGGGACCCCAACTCTGCCAATCCTGGATTTCTGCCCCTGGACTATGGTTTTGCAGCCCCCCATGGGCTGGCTACCCCACACCCCAACTCAGACTCCATGAGGGCTGATGGAGATGGGCTCATCCTTGGAGAAGCACCTGCCACCCTGAGGCCCTTCCTGTTCGGGGGCCGTGGTGAAG GTGTGGACCCTCAGCTCTATGTCACAATTACCATCTCCATCATCATTGTCCTCGTGGCCACCGGCATCATCTTCAAGTTCTG CTGGGACCGCAGTCAGAAACGGCGCAGGCCCTCGGGGCAGCAAGGGGCCCTGAGGCAAGAGGAGAGCCAGCAGCCCCTGACTGACCTGTCCCCAGCCGGGGTCACCGTGCTGGGGGCCTTCGGAGATTCGCCCACTCCCACTCCTGACCACGAGGAACCCCGAGGGGGACCCCGGCCCGGGATGCCCCAGCCCAAGGGGGCACCAGCCTTCCAGCTGAACCG GATTCCCCTGGTGAATCTGTGA